GCTCGATGACACCTCGGTGCCGAATTCCCCGGCGGCTGAATCGGACGCGCCGGCACCGCAGATGCCCGTGCCCGACGGAGTGCGGCTCCGGTCGGTGTACGACACCGACGGGATGACCGACGCCGTCTCGCTGCACACCGTCCTGAGCGGCACGTCCCGGGGCGGGGAGTTGCGGCTGCTGGCCGGGCTCCCGATGAAACTGGTGGTGTTCGATGCGACGGCCGGCATCATGCCGCTGCGGCAGGAGGACCCTTCCGCGGGTTCACTCATCGTGCACTCGGCCACGCTTCTCGCCGTGCTCACCGCGCTCTTCGAAAGCGTCTGGCAACGGGCGACCCCTGTGTCGCTGGACAGCGGACCCGGCCGGCCGCCGATCACCGCGGCACAGGACGGCCGGCCTCCGCGGCGGGTGCGCGACATCCTCTCCCTGATGTCCGCGGGGATGACGGACGACGCGATCGCTCGGGTCCTGGGGCTGAGCCGGCGCACGATCCAGAAGCACATCAGCGAGACCGCCGAGCTCCTCGGCGCTCGGACACGCTTCCAGATCGCGCTGCTGGCACGCGAACGCAGCTGGCTCGGGGACGCCTCGGACGCGGTTGCGGCCCCCGCCGAACGCACCACCGGGTGAACCGAGGGCGGCGTCGAACAGCTTCGGACAAAAAGCTCGTGGCCCGCCCGGGCGCCGTGGCGCGGGCGGGCCCGGGGCCTTGAGAGCCTGCCGGAGAGCTACCGACGGGCTCTCAGTCGGCCTGGAGGCTCATCGGGCCGTAGATCTTCGTCGCGTCCTCGAAGAGCGTGACCTGTTCCGCCCCGCCCTCCAGGAGCTCCTTCCAGAACTCACCGATCCAGGACTCCGCATCGCCCTGGGTCGTGAACTCGTCCGGCGTCAGCGCCGGCTCCGTCTCCGTACCGTCGGACTTCTCGAACCGCCACGTCCACGCCATGTCCGCCTCCTGGGTCACGTTGCTGCCCGAAGCCTAGTACCTGGCCCGGGCGCGCAGGTGAAGCATGGACGCGGGAGGATCAGGAGTGTGGAACTGACTCTGCTCGGCACCGGAGCCCCCGACGGGCTGCCGCGGCCCGACTGTCCCTGCGCCGCCTGCGCGTCCGCCCGTGGTGCGCGGACGCGGGCCGCGACCTCCCTGCTGGTCGACGACGCGCTGCTGCTCGACCTCACTCCGGGGGCCGTGTTCGCCGCCGCCCGCGCCGGGCATTCGCTCACCGCCGTACGCCAGGTCCTGCTGACCCATCCCCACGACGGGCCCGCGCTGGAACTGCCCGACGGGCTGCCGGCGGCCGGCCGGGTGCCGGACGGCCAGGAGCTGACGCTCATCAGCGGCCACCGGGTGCGGGCGGTGCCGATGGACGCTCCGGGGACCGGGTACGAGGTGACCTCACCGGAGGGCGAGCGGCTGCTGTACCTGCCGCCGGGCGCCGCTCCCAGCGGTCTCGTCGACCGTGCGGCGGAGCCGTACGACATGGTGGTGGGCGATGTGATCGGGCGCCCCGACGCGGTGGCCAGGCTCCGGGCGGTCGAGGCGATCGGACCGACGACCGAGGTGATCGCCGTCCACCTGGACCATGACGCACCGCCCGGAGAGCAGCTGGCGCGGCAGCTCGCGGCGGGCGGGGCGCGGGCCGTGCCGGACGGAACGACGCTGGTGGTGGGCGAGTACCACGCCGTGCCCGACGTGCCGCGGCGCACGCTGGTGACCGGTGGCGCGCGGTCGGGCAAGTCGCTGGAGGCCGAGCGGCGGCTGGAGACCTTCCCCGAGGTCGTGTACGTGGCGACCGGCGGGCGCCGGGACGGGGACGCGGAGTGGGCGGCCCGGGTGGGGCTGCACCGGGAGCGCAGGCCCGCCGCGTGGCGTACCGAGGAGACCTGTGAGCTGACCGAGCTGCTCACGGCCGCCGGCCCCCCGCTGCTGATCGACTGCCTGTCGCTGTGGCTGACGGACGCGATGGACCGGGTGGGCGCGTGGGACGACGCGACGTGGACCGGGGGCGGCGAGGAGGCCCTGCGGGTACGGGTGGCGGAGCTGGTGAGCGCGGTGCGCGGCACCCGGCGGACCGTGGTGGCCGTGACCAACGAGGTGGGCTCGGGCGTGGTCCCGGCGACGGCCTCCGGGCGGCGCTTCCGGGACGAGCTGGGACGGCTGAACGCCGCGTTCGCCGCCGAGTGCGAGCACGTGCTGCTGGTGGTGGCGGGGCAGGCGCTGGTGCTGCGGGGGTGAGCGCCCGCGTCCGGGGTGGAGCCCGGTCCGGGGCGTGGCGGGCGGCCCATCGCTGACGAAGCGTCAGAATCCTGCCGGGTACTGTTCCGTCCGGGAGCCCGCCGCCGGGTTCCCGGCCATCACGTACCGACCCCGCGAGGCAGACCCCCGTGAATCTGGACGACTTCTCCGACCTGATCGAACGCCCCGACGGCGGCGTACGGCGCGATGCCGAGGAACGACGGGAGCGGCTGATCGTGCCGCCCGGGGCCCTCGGCCGCCTCGACGAGCTGGGGGAATGGCTCTCGGCCGCCCAGCAGGCCGTACCGGTCAAGCCGGTCGACCGGCCGCGCGTCGTCGTCTTCGCCGCGGATCACGGAGTCGCGGAGCTGGGCGTCTCCGGCCGCGCGGCGGGCAGCACGCACGAGCTCGTCCGGGCCACGCTGGACGGCGCGAGCCCCGTCGCCGTACTGGCCCGGCGCTTCTCGGTGCCCGTCCGGATCGTCGACGCCGGCCTGGACTGCGATCCGGAGCTGCTCCCCGAGTCCGTCGTACGGCACCGGGTGCGGCGGGGCAGCGGGCGCATCGACATCGAGGACGCGATGACCGTCGAGGAGGCCGAGCAGGCCGTCCGGCTGGGCATGGCGATCGCCGACGAGGAGGCCGACTCCGGCACGGATCTGGTGGTGCTCGGCGATCTGAGCGTCGGCGGGACCACGGCGGCCTCCACCCTGATCGCGGCGCTGTGCGGCACGGACGCCTCGGTGGTCACCGGTCGCGGCGGCGCCGGGATCGACGACCTGGCCTGGATGCGCAAGTGCGCCGCGATCCGCGACTCGCTGCGTCGGGCACGGCCGGTGCTGGGCGACCAGGTGGAGCTGCTGGCTGCGGTCGGCGGCGCCGATCTGGCGGCGATGACGGGCTTCCTGCTGCAGAGCGCGGTCCGCCGGATGCCGGTGATCCTCGACGGCGTCGTCGGGGCGGCCTGCGCCCTGGTGGCGCAGCGGGCCGCTTTCCGGGCGCCGGACTGGTGGCTGGCCGGTCAGGCGAGCGGGGAGCCGGCGCAGGCCAAGGCGCTGGACCGCATGGCGCTCACTCCGCTGCTCGACCACGGTGTCACCGTGGGCGGTGGCAGCGGGGCGCTCCTCGCCCTCCCGCTCGTCCAGGCCGCCGCGGCGCTCGCGGCGGAACTGCCCGAGCGCGCGCCGGACGAGGCCGCGGACCCGGAGGACGCCGAGGACGCCGAGGACTCCGAGGACGCCGACGAGAAGGCCGTGGACGGGGCCGGGGCGAGCGGCTGATCCGCCCCGGTGGTCAGGGCTTCCGTTCGGGGACCGCGACCCGGTCGGGAGCACCACCGATGAGGTCCTGGAACTTGCGGCGCGGGCCCGCCCAGCGCACGTCGTGGTGGTAGGCGCGCAGTACCGCCCGGGATCTCGCCCGGTGCCTGTTCCGGTAGAAGCGCTTCGCCCAGGGAGAGGTCGGCCGGGCCAGCCTGATCGCGCCCACCAGGGCGACGAACGGGATGAGCGCGCCGAGGACCGCCATCCGCAACTTGCCCTTGAACAGGGCGATCAGCACGAAGCAGAAGTTGACGACGAGCGTCAGGACGATATTCAGCCTGCCCTGCTGCTCGTCGTCGCTCAGCTCGTTGACCCCGAGCGGCGAGAAGCCGGCCAGGAAGAGCCCCACGAGCGAGGCGGTGAGGACGACGACCTCGACGCTCTGGCGGCCCTCTTCGGTCCAGTAGACGTCGTCCAGGTGCAGGATCAGCGCGAACTCGTCGAGCACGAGACCGGCGCCCACACCGAAGACCACCGCCCAGATCGCCGCTCCGCCGCCCTCCCGTCCGCTGGCCACCGCGCCGAAGCCGCCAACCACGGTGAGCACCACACCCGGCACCACGTGGTGAATGTGCACCCCGCCCGGCGTGACGTTGCGGAACGGACCCTTCCCCGCCCGGATCATCCGGGTGATCATGCGGGTGATTCCGAACGTCAGCACGAAGGCGCTCAGGGCGAGGAGCGTCGGAAGCTTGCCCGGCTCGACGATGTTCTGATCAAACCAGTGACCCATGCCACCCACTCCCGATAAGTCACCTCCGTCGCTTTTGCAACGATTCGGCCAATCTATCGGTGGCGGACACCCGCTAGCCTGCGCGCGGTGACCTCCCTCAACAGCCACGGCATACGTTTCGCCTTCGGCACCTTGACCGTGCTCCCCGTCCGCGTCACCCGCTGGGACCGTGAATCGGCCCGCGCCGGGATGCTCCGCGCCCCGCTCGCCGGGCTCGTGGTGGGCCTGCTCGCCGCCGTGCCGGGCACGCTGTCGCTGCTGCTGGGCTCGGGGCCGCTGCTCGCGGCGGTCGCCTCCGCGGCCCTCCCCGCGGTCCTCACCCGCGGCCTGCACCTGGACGGCCTCGCGGACACCGCGGACGGCCTCGGCAGCGCGAAGCCGGCCGAGGAAGCGCTGCGCATCATGAAGCAGTCGGACATTGGCCCGTTCGGTGTCATCACGCTGCTGTTCGTGCTGCTGGCCCAGGTCGCCGTCCTCTTCGAGCTGTACGGGCAGGGCTGGGCGTACGGAGCCGCGGGGACGGTCGTGGCCGCCGTCGCCGCCCGGCTGGCGCTCACCCTGGCATCCCGTCAGGGTGTCCCGCCGGCCCGGCCCGAGGGCCTGGGAGCGGTGGTGGCGGGCACGGTCCCCCTGCGCGGCGCCGTGATCGTGACGGTCCTGTCCCTCGCGGTCTGCGCGGGTACGGGAGCCCTGCTGGGCGGGTACGGGGCCGTGCACCACGCCCTGGCCGTAGCGATCGCACTCGGCGTCGCCCAGCTGCTGCTGCGGCACTGCGTGCGGCGCTTCGGCGGGGTGACCGGGGACGTGTTCGGCGCGCTGGAGGAGACGGCCGCCACGGCCGCCCTGGTGGTGCTGGCGCTCTAGGTCGTGCCGTCAGGCCCTAGCTGCCGGCTGCGCAGGTCTTGCGCCAGGGGTCGAGCGCGTACTCCTTGCGCAGGGAACTCAGCTTCAGCCGCCGGGACTCGGCGCAGAACCGGGCCAGTTCCAGCTCGTACTCCGCGTGGAAGACCGCCTTGCCCGCCTCGATGAACGGGGTGACGGCCTCGCACTCCTCGTACTGGGCGCACTGCTCGTTGACCGCGAAGTCGAAGTCCGGCTCCAGCTGCGGGATCTGGTCCAGGTCGTTCTTGAGACCGACGGCGAGGCCGTGCCGGTGGGCGATGCGGGCGATCAGCCGGTTGTAGCGCAGCTGGTCGGCGGCGTCGAGGGCGAAGCCGGTGCGGTTGCGGTAGCCGTCCATGTTGTCGGGCTCCACCGCGTCGAAGCCCTTCTTCGCGCACATCGCGATCCGGGCCTCCATCAGCGGCTCCAGGACGTCGGTACGGCGGATGTCGAGCCAGCGCTCACCCTTCCAGCCGTTGCCCTTGCCGAGCACGGACGCGGGGAACTTCTCCGCGTCCGGACGGAACTCCTCCCAGGCACCGGTGGAGAGGTAGCAGATGACCTTGCGGTCCCTGCGGTGCAGGTCCGCCACGGCCGCCGCGCTGTTCTCGAAGCCGTCGATGTCGTAGACCGGCGCGTCCACCGAGGGGTCCAGCCGGCCGGAGAGCTGCCACTGCCAGTCGAGACCGGGCTCCGGGCGCCA
The Streptomyces sp. NBC_00234 DNA segment above includes these coding regions:
- a CDS encoding endo alpha-1,4 polygalactosaminidase, giving the protein MRWQGRVRGTGPWAPLSAAVPILLVLLTACTSGPPSPAPAAGTSPGAHWRPEPGLDWQWQLSGRLDPSVDAPVYDIDGFENSAAAVADLHRRDRKVICYLSTGAWEEFRPDAEKFPASVLGKGNGWKGERWLDIRRTDVLEPLMEARIAMCAKKGFDAVEPDNMDGYRNRTGFALDAADQLRYNRLIARIAHRHGLAVGLKNDLDQIPQLEPDFDFAVNEQCAQYEECEAVTPFIEAGKAVFHAEYELELARFCAESRRLKLSSLRKEYALDPWRKTCAAGS
- a CDS encoding bifunctional adenosylcobinamide kinase/adenosylcobinamide-phosphate guanylyltransferase, which codes for MELTLLGTGAPDGLPRPDCPCAACASARGARTRAATSLLVDDALLLDLTPGAVFAAARAGHSLTAVRQVLLTHPHDGPALELPDGLPAAGRVPDGQELTLISGHRVRAVPMDAPGTGYEVTSPEGERLLYLPPGAAPSGLVDRAAEPYDMVVGDVIGRPDAVARLRAVEAIGPTTEVIAVHLDHDAPPGEQLARQLAAGGARAVPDGTTLVVGEYHAVPDVPRRTLVTGGARSGKSLEAERRLETFPEVVYVATGGRRDGDAEWAARVGLHRERRPAAWRTEETCELTELLTAAGPPLLIDCLSLWLTDAMDRVGAWDDATWTGGGEEALRVRVAELVSAVRGTRRTVVAVTNEVGSGVVPATASGRRFRDELGRLNAAFAAECEHVLLVVAGQALVLRG
- the cobT gene encoding nicotinate-nucleotide--dimethylbenzimidazole phosphoribosyltransferase; the encoded protein is MNLDDFSDLIERPDGGVRRDAEERRERLIVPPGALGRLDELGEWLSAAQQAVPVKPVDRPRVVVFAADHGVAELGVSGRAAGSTHELVRATLDGASPVAVLARRFSVPVRIVDAGLDCDPELLPESVVRHRVRRGSGRIDIEDAMTVEEAEQAVRLGMAIADEEADSGTDLVVLGDLSVGGTTAASTLIAALCGTDASVVTGRGGAGIDDLAWMRKCAAIRDSLRRARPVLGDQVELLAAVGGADLAAMTGFLLQSAVRRMPVILDGVVGAACALVAQRAAFRAPDWWLAGQASGEPAQAKALDRMALTPLLDHGVTVGGGSGALLALPLVQAAAALAAELPERAPDEAADPEDAEDAEDSEDADEKAVDGAGASG
- the cobS gene encoding adenosylcobinamide-GDP ribazoletransferase → MTSLNSHGIRFAFGTLTVLPVRVTRWDRESARAGMLRAPLAGLVVGLLAAVPGTLSLLLGSGPLLAAVASAALPAVLTRGLHLDGLADTADGLGSAKPAEEALRIMKQSDIGPFGVITLLFVLLAQVAVLFELYGQGWAYGAAGTVVAAVAARLALTLASRQGVPPARPEGLGAVVAGTVPLRGAVIVTVLSLAVCAGTGALLGGYGAVHHALAVAIALGVAQLLLRHCVRRFGGVTGDVFGALEETAATAALVVLAL
- a CDS encoding LuxR C-terminal-related transcriptional regulator, with the translated sequence MTVPPDVPWAGTGLGPLAGRVLECLVTQPELSSERVAEALGATPAAAEHALRALENEHLVVRVGDRPSRWSAGPPRSTLGSLLARRRQELARAELYMEQLHEAYRSASHRRVTSDLFEVVESAEQVGLRYAQLLASSRHEVLHLAKPPYVARAALLDDTSVPNSPAAESDAPAPQMPVPDGVRLRSVYDTDGMTDAVSLHTVLSGTSRGGELRLLAGLPMKLVVFDATAGIMPLRQEDPSAGSLIVHSATLLAVLTALFESVWQRATPVSLDSGPGRPPITAAQDGRPPRRVRDILSLMSAGMTDDAIARVLGLSRRTIQKHISETAELLGARTRFQIALLARERSWLGDASDAVAAPAERTTG